A stretch of Methanosphaerula palustris E1-9c DNA encodes these proteins:
- a CDS encoding MBL fold metallo-hydrolase, whose product MKVTALGSGSKGNCMLIEGESGSLLVDAGLAAREIQTRLALVGADPGSIEAILVTHEHTDHIRGLDVMARRFDLPIIATGGTLAEFFLHRKVSKKTVTTITCHPGTTLEIGDFSIEPFSISHDAQDPCGYCIEEKSSRLGYCTDTGVLSGEVIELFRRCDGLVLESNHCPQMLEDGPYPAMLKRRIRSRRGHLSNEQASACLQLLGHDIGAVMLAHLSETNNTPAIAEECARVALGLFVDDVALQVALQETISAPMEI is encoded by the coding sequence ATGAAGGTCACTGCCCTTGGAAGTGGCAGCAAGGGCAACTGTATGCTGATCGAAGGCGAGAGCGGCTCGCTGTTGGTCGATGCAGGGCTCGCAGCCCGGGAGATTCAGACTCGCCTCGCCCTGGTCGGGGCTGATCCCGGCTCGATTGAGGCAATTCTTGTCACGCATGAGCATACCGATCATATCAGAGGTCTCGACGTGATGGCCCGGCGGTTCGACCTTCCGATCATCGCGACCGGTGGAACCCTGGCCGAATTCTTTCTCCACCGGAAGGTCTCCAAGAAGACGGTCACGACGATCACCTGCCATCCCGGGACGACCCTCGAGATCGGAGATTTTTCTATCGAGCCATTTTCAATCTCACACGACGCTCAGGACCCGTGTGGGTACTGTATCGAAGAAAAGAGTTCCCGACTTGGGTATTGTACTGACACCGGCGTCCTCTCTGGAGAGGTGATTGAACTCTTCAGACGGTGTGACGGCCTGGTCCTGGAGAGCAACCACTGCCCCCAGATGCTCGAGGACGGACCGTACCCGGCGATGCTGAAACGGCGAATCCGGTCACGCCGCGGCCACCTCTCCAATGAGCAGGCCAGCGCCTGTCTGCAGCTGCTCGGGCATGACATCGGTGCGGTGATGCTGGCTCACCTCTCCGAGACCAACAATACCCCTGCGATCGCTGAGGAGTGTGCCCGGGTCGCGCTCGGCCTCTTCGTCGATGATGTTGCCCTGCAGGTCGCCCTGCAGGAGACGATTTCGGCCCCGATGGAGATCTGA
- a CDS encoding DUF367 family protein — MIPLYAYRDNSCDPKKCTVKKLEKFGLIKIVTTIPAIPRSTLILDPTAEQALSPADRMVRSITALDCSWEVLDTGAFTSFRLHRALPFLVAANPVNFGRPFRLTSVEAIAAALFIMGEQDQARAVLAKINWGIRFLEVNEEPLDLYAAAKDSAEVVAIQATYLD; from the coding sequence ATGATCCCTCTCTATGCATACAGGGACAATTCATGCGACCCGAAGAAGTGCACTGTCAAGAAGCTTGAGAAGTTCGGGCTGATCAAGATCGTCACGACGATCCCGGCGATCCCCAGGAGCACCCTGATACTCGACCCAACCGCAGAGCAGGCCCTCTCCCCTGCCGACAGGATGGTCAGATCGATTACGGCGCTCGACTGCTCCTGGGAAGTGCTCGACACCGGGGCGTTCACCTCCTTCAGGCTCCACCGTGCCCTCCCATTCCTGGTCGCGGCCAACCCGGTGAACTTCGGGAGGCCGTTCCGACTCACCTCGGTGGAGGCGATCGCCGCGGCCCTGTTCATCATGGGCGAGCAGGATCAGGCCAGGGCGGTGCTCGCCAAGATCAACTGGGGGATCCGGTTCCTTGAGGTGAACGAGGAGCCGCTCGATCTGTATGCCGCGGCCAAGGACTCGGCCGAGGTAGTGGCGATACAGGCCACATATCTGGACTGA
- a CDS encoding ammonium transporter — protein MALDTGTTAWLLIATALVMFMTPGVGLFYGGMVRRKNFISMIALSFIALAVVTVQWVFIGYSLAFGPDIGGVIGGLQFIGLHGVGLDPGAGTYPPILFAAFQLTFAAVTLAVITSACAERVKLTSFIVLALLWTTLVYDPLAHWAWGGGWEQMLGSIDFAGGTVVEINSGFSALALAFVIGKRVGFGEYSMEPHNIPMALLGAAILWFGWFGFNAGSALAADGIAANAFMVTNVAAAVGALAWLFTSWLHNRPSSLGMVTGAVAGLVAITPAAGYVDSLAAVVIGGVAGVLCYKAMLFRINIGYDESLDAWAVHGVGGLWGMLATGIFATVAVNKYSGLLEGNIDQFLHNVLAAGVVLVYAFVASYLIGWVVDKTMGLRVSEDEEYVGLDISQHGERI, from the coding sequence ATGGCGCTTGATACCGGCACCACGGCATGGTTGCTGATCGCGACGGCGCTCGTGATGTTCATGACCCCCGGTGTCGGTCTCTTCTATGGCGGAATGGTCAGGCGGAAGAACTTCATCTCGATGATCGCCCTTTCGTTCATTGCTCTGGCGGTTGTGACCGTCCAGTGGGTATTCATCGGCTATTCGCTCGCGTTCGGCCCTGACATTGGCGGAGTGATCGGCGGGCTGCAGTTTATTGGGCTACACGGGGTCGGCCTCGACCCCGGTGCCGGCACCTATCCTCCGATCCTCTTTGCGGCCTTCCAGCTCACCTTCGCCGCGGTCACGCTGGCTGTGATCACCTCGGCCTGTGCCGAGCGGGTGAAGCTCACTTCGTTCATCGTACTGGCTCTGCTCTGGACCACGCTGGTCTATGACCCACTGGCCCACTGGGCGTGGGGCGGCGGTTGGGAACAGATGCTCGGTTCGATCGACTTCGCCGGCGGCACGGTCGTCGAGATCAACTCCGGGTTCAGCGCCCTTGCACTGGCGTTCGTCATCGGGAAACGGGTCGGGTTCGGTGAATACTCGATGGAACCACACAACATCCCGATGGCCCTGCTCGGAGCTGCGATCCTCTGGTTCGGGTGGTTCGGGTTTAATGCCGGATCCGCCCTGGCGGCTGACGGGATCGCTGCCAACGCATTCATGGTCACCAACGTTGCAGCTGCTGTCGGGGCGCTTGCTTGGCTCTTCACCTCCTGGCTCCATAACCGTCCCTCCTCCCTCGGGATGGTGACCGGGGCGGTGGCAGGTCTGGTCGCCATCACCCCGGCTGCAGGTTACGTCGACTCGCTCGCCGCGGTGGTGATCGGTGGAGTGGCGGGGGTGCTCTGCTACAAGGCGATGCTCTTCCGGATAAATATCGGTTATGATGAGTCCCTGGACGCCTGGGCAGTCCATGGGGTTGGGGGGCTCTGGGGAATGTTGGCGACTGGGATCTTCGCGACGGTCGCAGTGAATAAGTATTCCGGACTGCTGGAGGGGAATATCGATCAGTTCCTTCATAATGTGCTCGCTGCCGGGGTGGTATTGGTCTATGCCTTTGTGGCCAGTTATCTGATCGGCTGGGTGGTGGACAAAACGATGGGTCTCCGGGTCTCTGAAGATGAGGAGTATGTCGGCCTCGACATATCCCAGCATGGGGAACGGATCTGA
- a CDS encoding nucleoside 2-deoxyribosyltransferase encodes MYVLVCPCILDPSFRARGITDEEDRLWFTKVRARCETLGIEMVPLPCPETIHLGWDRKPGTFLERLDTPAFAALLARLERKIRALIRVRGPPLCIVGVNSSPTCGVDRTYYGGDPPKRSGPGVWLARFPDIPVYDVTSFGRYRVYLAAPLFSEGERMYNRLVRDQLVRAGQQVHLPQEIGDDFSSRDLGITRVIFSENLNVLRDSDLVVAVIDGADTDSGTAWEVGYAYACGIPVVALRTDFRSVGVDERVNLMLEQSAVVVTDRKDLVSHLSSPLMLFSGPDETAETVRSTL; translated from the coding sequence ATGTACGTGCTGGTTTGCCCCTGCATCCTCGATCCCTCCTTCCGAGCCCGTGGCATCACCGACGAGGAGGACCGTTTGTGGTTTACGAAGGTCCGGGCGCGATGCGAAACGCTTGGAATCGAGATGGTCCCTCTCCCCTGCCCAGAGACGATCCACCTCGGCTGGGATCGCAAGCCGGGGACATTTCTGGAACGGCTCGATACCCCGGCTTTTGCTGCCCTGCTGGCCCGGTTGGAGAGGAAAATCCGGGCTCTGATCAGGGTTCGGGGTCCTCCCCTCTGCATCGTTGGGGTGAACTCGTCGCCGACCTGTGGGGTGGACCGGACCTACTATGGCGGCGACCCGCCGAAGAGGTCGGGTCCTGGAGTATGGCTGGCCCGGTTCCCCGATATCCCAGTGTATGATGTCACCTCCTTTGGAAGGTACCGGGTCTACTTGGCTGCGCCACTCTTCTCCGAAGGGGAACGGATGTACAACCGGCTGGTCCGGGACCAACTTGTTAGGGCCGGCCAGCAGGTCCACCTTCCACAGGAGATCGGTGACGACTTTTCATCGCGTGACTTGGGGATTACCAGAGTCATCTTTTCAGAGAACCTGAACGTTCTCCGCGACTCTGATCTCGTCGTCGCGGTGATCGACGGGGCTGATACCGACTCCGGAACAGCCTGGGAGGTCGGGTATGCTTACGCTTGTGGTATTCCGGTGGTTGCGCTTCGGACCGACTTCAGGTCAGTCGGGGTCGATGAACGGGTGAACCTGATGCTTGAGCAGTCTGCGGTGGTGGTGACCGATCGCAAAGACCTTGTCAGTCACCTTTCATCACCACTCATGCTCTTCTCCGGGCCAGATGAGACTGCAGAAACGGTCCGTTCAACACTATAA
- a CDS encoding tyrosine--tRNA ligase produces the protein MDPYSLVTRNTVEVVTDEELSALLKKPGRKVYAGYEPSGEVHLGHLVTVNKLLDLKKVGFEIVVLLADLHAFLNRKGTMEEVRTLAEYNRKCFEGLGLVDVTYVLGSDLQLSPEYELLMLKISQEVTLNRATRSMDEVGRQMEHPTVSQMVYPIMQITDIATLGVDAAVGGIDQRKIHMLAREYLPGHGYPTPVCLHTPILNGLDGKKMSSSQKNYISVAEDEESIRKKMNKAYCPKEIEENPVLQMLQYHLFPRFNEITLHRPEKFGGDLTFTSYEALSEAYGSGAIHPADLKRAAGEYMIELLRPVREYLESHP, from the coding sequence ATGGATCCATACTCGCTTGTGACACGGAACACTGTTGAGGTTGTCACCGACGAAGAACTTTCAGCTCTCTTAAAGAAGCCAGGGCGGAAGGTCTATGCCGGATACGAACCAAGCGGCGAGGTCCACCTCGGCCACCTGGTGACCGTGAACAAGCTGCTCGACCTGAAGAAGGTCGGCTTTGAGATCGTGGTGCTGCTGGCGGACCTACATGCCTTCCTGAACCGGAAGGGGACGATGGAGGAGGTGCGAACCCTGGCAGAGTACAACAGAAAATGCTTTGAAGGGCTCGGCCTCGTCGATGTCACCTATGTGCTCGGCTCGGACCTGCAGCTCTCTCCTGAGTACGAACTGCTAATGCTGAAGATCTCCCAGGAGGTAACGCTGAACCGGGCCACCCGCTCGATGGACGAGGTCGGCCGGCAGATGGAGCACCCGACCGTCTCGCAGATGGTCTACCCAATAATGCAGATCACCGACATCGCAACCCTCGGAGTCGACGCCGCGGTCGGCGGGATCGACCAGCGGAAGATCCACATGCTGGCACGGGAGTACCTGCCCGGCCACGGTTACCCGACCCCCGTCTGTCTGCACACCCCGATCCTGAACGGGCTCGACGGGAAGAAGATGTCCTCGTCGCAGAAAAACTATATATCCGTCGCCGAGGATGAGGAGTCGATCAGAAAGAAGATGAATAAGGCCTACTGCCCCAAGGAGATCGAGGAGAACCCGGTGCTGCAGATGCTCCAGTACCACCTCTTCCCGCGATTCAACGAGATCACCCTTCACCGGCCCGAAAAGTTCGGTGGCGACCTGACCTTCACCTCATACGAGGCGCTCAGCGAGGCCTACGGGTCCGGAGCCATTCACCCGGCCGATCTGAAGAGGGCGGCCGGCGAGTACATGATCGAACTCCTTCGGCCGGTCCGCGAGTACCTGGAGTCTCATCCGTGA
- a CDS encoding Nre family DNA repair protein, with the protein MEEVPDGGMRCAVCKGKGLCGLPRCPIVSRFHTQAALTPVSSYMGASPSVFVGSYNYPEVRGGPLLIGDSDKPTDWIRAGLDIEEIIGLRAATINAKAAIPRMKASMQEIALSSHPLDVEVTFERPVSFDLKFDGVLTPIGRSGTVENLDVIDNATVPRVVDRVTSDTDLGATDGVQELYTSSIDVYQIQNILSAGLLGKKPTVVPTRWAITAVDDMLGKAQKKEIGRFPPIEEVLVFGGKLYGNQIAVLLAPGGWRYEMVEQWRKNSLWAGTADVIVADGEGEKAKKGYSPIAGAYYSARLAVNEYLTGIRRTAQILVVRSVSGEYWAPLGTWVIREATRKAMQSPPERYQTVAEGAVAVSRIIGDEAWVSASTLLPRLKTQRRLQDFF; encoded by the coding sequence ATGGAAGAAGTGCCTGACGGGGGGATGCGGTGTGCGGTCTGCAAGGGGAAGGGGCTCTGCGGGCTCCCCCGCTGCCCGATCGTCAGCAGGTTCCATACCCAGGCTGCGCTGACCCCGGTTTCGTCGTACATGGGGGCCTCCCCCTCGGTCTTCGTCGGCAGTTACAACTACCCCGAGGTCCGGGGCGGGCCGCTGCTGATCGGGGACTCGGACAAACCGACTGACTGGATCAGGGCAGGTCTCGACATCGAGGAGATCATCGGCCTCCGAGCGGCCACCATCAATGCGAAGGCAGCGATCCCGCGGATGAAAGCGAGCATGCAGGAGATCGCTCTCTCTTCCCACCCGCTTGATGTCGAGGTGACCTTTGAACGCCCGGTCTCCTTCGACCTGAAGTTCGACGGGGTGCTGACTCCAATCGGGCGGAGCGGGACCGTCGAGAACCTGGACGTGATCGACAACGCCACAGTCCCGCGGGTGGTCGACCGGGTCACCTCCGACACTGATCTCGGTGCCACGGACGGGGTTCAGGAGCTTTACACCTCCTCGATCGATGTCTATCAGATCCAGAATATCCTCTCGGCCGGACTGCTCGGCAAAAAACCGACGGTCGTGCCAACCAGATGGGCGATCACCGCCGTCGACGATATGCTTGGAAAAGCACAGAAGAAGGAGATCGGTCGGTTCCCCCCGATCGAGGAGGTGCTGGTCTTTGGAGGGAAGCTCTATGGCAACCAGATCGCCGTGTTGCTGGCACCGGGTGGGTGGCGGTACGAGATGGTCGAGCAGTGGCGGAAAAACAGCCTCTGGGCGGGCACGGCCGACGTGATCGTGGCCGACGGTGAAGGAGAGAAGGCGAAAAAGGGCTACTCACCGATCGCAGGGGCCTACTACTCGGCCCGACTCGCAGTGAACGAGTATCTAACCGGGATCAGACGAACGGCGCAGATCCTGGTGGTCAGGTCGGTCTCAGGCGAGTACTGGGCGCCGCTCGGAACCTGGGTGATCCGTGAGGCGACGAGAAAGGCGATGCAGTCACCGCCGGAGCGGTACCAGACGGTGGCCGAGGGAGCCGTAGCCGTCAGTAGAATCATCGGTGACGAGGCTTGGGTCTCGGCGAGCACATTGCTGCCCAGGCTCAAGACGCAGCGGCGACTGCAGGACTTCTTTTAA
- the nadC gene encoding carboxylating nicotinate-nucleotide diphosphorylase: protein MKVTVEYLQRFLEEDAPFGDITTEAIVPPETTCRALVRAKEDGVIAGLEEAMMLCSAEGIMATPLVTDGSMVTDGTGVLDLTGRAASVLLVERTVLNLMGRMSGIATGTAACCSLVKAVQSQARITATRKTVPGLRLLDKKAVILGGGEPHRFSLSDAVLIKDNHLALVPVAEAIARARQFSCYKTIEVEAETTAAAVEAARCEADQVLLDNMPVEVVGETLAALEAEGLRKQVQIEVSGGITADNLQAYARLGVDLISIGELTHSVRNLNLSLDILPEKRA from the coding sequence GTGAAGGTGACGGTGGAGTACCTGCAGCGATTTCTAGAAGAAGACGCACCGTTTGGAGATATCACCACTGAGGCGATCGTACCGCCCGAGACGACCTGCAGGGCACTGGTCAGGGCGAAGGAGGACGGGGTGATCGCAGGACTTGAGGAGGCGATGATGCTCTGCTCTGCAGAAGGTATTATGGCCACCCCCCTTGTTACGGACGGTTCGATGGTCACGGACGGCACCGGGGTGCTCGACCTGACCGGCAGGGCCGCATCAGTGCTGCTGGTCGAACGGACCGTGCTGAACCTGATGGGAAGGATGAGTGGGATCGCGACCGGGACCGCGGCCTGCTGCAGCCTCGTAAAGGCCGTCCAGAGCCAAGCCCGGATTACGGCAACGAGAAAGACCGTTCCCGGCCTCCGGCTACTGGATAAGAAAGCTGTGATCCTCGGTGGCGGGGAACCGCACAGGTTCTCGCTCAGCGATGCCGTACTGATCAAGGACAACCACCTGGCTCTGGTCCCGGTCGCCGAAGCGATCGCCCGTGCCAGGCAGTTCTCCTGCTACAAGACGATCGAGGTCGAGGCTGAGACGACTGCGGCGGCCGTAGAGGCGGCCCGATGTGAGGCAGATCAGGTTCTCCTCGATAACATGCCAGTTGAAGTGGTCGGTGAGACTTTGGCTGCACTGGAAGCAGAGGGACTACGGAAGCAGGTGCAGATCGAGGTCTCCGGTGGGATCACAGCCGACAATCTGCAGGCGTACGCCCGTCTCGGGGTCGACCTGATCTCGATCGGAGAGCTGACCCACTCAGTCAGAAACCTCAACCTGAGCCTGGACATCCTGCCAGAGAAGAGAGCCTGA
- a CDS encoding type II glyceraldehyde-3-phosphate dehydrogenase yields MIKVAINGYGTIGKRVADAVAAQPDMEIIGVSKTSPSAEAFVAQSRGYPLYIADIGRKPDFEKAGIRVAGSVEEMLTRADVVVDATPGGVGAKNKPLYEKLGVRVIYQGGEKHLLAGFSFNSSCNYAKAIGRQFVRVVSCNTTGLCRIIHLVDTAYGVKKVRATMIRRASDPGEIKRGPVDAIVLDPVTVPSHHGPDVQSVLPTIPITTAALIVPTTFMHMHVVMIETEKEADREEIIQLIESHPRLGLVRPATGITSTAQLKEYMQDLGRSRADLWENGIFQDSVSVVDGHEVCLYQAIHQEADVVVENVDAIRAMIGEVTDAETSIAITNKALGFTAI; encoded by the coding sequence ATGATCAAAGTCGCCATCAATGGATACGGCACCATCGGAAAACGTGTCGCTGACGCCGTCGCCGCTCAGCCCGACATGGAGATCATCGGGGTCTCCAAGACTTCTCCAAGTGCCGAGGCCTTCGTCGCCCAGAGCCGTGGATACCCGCTATATATCGCAGATATCGGCAGAAAGCCCGACTTTGAGAAGGCAGGGATTCGGGTTGCCGGCTCTGTCGAGGAGATGCTGACTAGAGCCGACGTGGTGGTGGACGCGACTCCTGGCGGGGTCGGTGCCAAGAACAAACCCCTGTACGAGAAACTCGGTGTGCGTGTGATCTACCAGGGCGGCGAGAAGCACCTGCTGGCCGGGTTCTCGTTCAACTCCTCCTGCAACTATGCCAAGGCCATCGGCCGGCAGTTCGTCCGGGTCGTCTCCTGCAATACCACCGGTCTCTGTCGGATCATCCACCTGGTCGATACCGCTTACGGGGTGAAGAAGGTCCGGGCCACGATGATCCGGCGTGCCTCGGACCCCGGCGAGATCAAGCGGGGACCTGTCGACGCGATCGTCCTCGACCCGGTGACAGTGCCGAGCCACCACGGCCCCGATGTCCAGAGCGTGCTCCCGACGATCCCGATCACCACGGCCGCACTGATCGTCCCGACCACCTTCATGCATATGCACGTAGTGATGATCGAAACCGAGAAGGAGGCAGACCGCGAGGAGATCATCCAGTTGATCGAATCCCACCCAAGGCTCGGGCTGGTGCGCCCTGCGACCGGCATCACCAGCACCGCCCAGCTTAAGGAGTACATGCAGGACCTCGGCAGGTCCAGGGCCGACCTCTGGGAGAACGGGATCTTCCAGGATTCGGTCTCGGTGGTGGACGGGCACGAAGTCTGCCTGTACCAGGCGATCCACCAGGAGGCCGACGTGGTCGTCGAGAACGTCGACGCGATCCGGGCGATGATTGGCGAGGTTACAGACGCCGAGACCTCGATCGCGATCACCAACAAGGCCCTCGGATTCACGGCGATCTGA
- a CDS encoding ammonium transporter: MVLDSGATAWILAATALVFVMTPGVGFFYGGMVRRKNFISMIALSFLAFALVSVQWVICGYSLAFGPDISGFIGNLDYVLMNNVSMDAGDLIYPPILFVMWQLVFATVTLAILTSACAERVKLSSFIVLGLLWTTLVYDPLAHWAWGGGWAMTLGSLDFAGGTVVHISSGFGALALALVIGKRIGFGKYAMEPHNIPMTLLGATMLWFGWFGFNSGSALTADGLAGSAFLVTNTAAAIGALAWLGASWIHGKPSSLGMVSGGIAGLVAITPAAGFVDTKAALVIGAVAGVLCYGCMLLRIGRGLDESLDAWAIHGMGGLWGALATGIFATAAVNKYTGLIYGNVDQFIHNAMGAFAAVAYAFVVTYILATIVDKIMGLRVSEDEEYVGLDISQHGERIPN; the protein is encoded by the coding sequence ATGGTATTGGATTCAGGTGCAACTGCATGGATACTGGCCGCGACGGCCCTGGTCTTCGTCATGACCCCGGGCGTCGGGTTCTTTTACGGCGGCATGGTTAGACGAAAAAATTTCATCTCGATGATTGCTCTCTCGTTCCTCGCGTTCGCGCTGGTGAGTGTGCAGTGGGTGATCTGCGGCTACTCACTCGCGTTTGGCCCGGATATCAGTGGGTTCATCGGCAATCTGGACTATGTTCTGATGAACAACGTCAGCATGGATGCTGGGGATCTGATCTACCCACCGATACTCTTCGTGATGTGGCAATTGGTCTTTGCGACGGTCACCCTTGCGATCCTGACCTCGGCCTGTGCCGAGCGGGTGAAACTCAGTTCGTTTATTGTGCTCGGGCTGCTCTGGACCACGCTGGTCTATGATCCGCTGGCCCACTGGGCCTGGGGTGGTGGCTGGGCGATGACTCTCGGTTCACTCGACTTTGCCGGTGGCACGGTCGTTCACATCAGTTCAGGGTTTGGGGCACTGGCCCTTGCACTGGTGATCGGAAAAAGGATTGGTTTCGGGAAGTATGCCATGGAGCCGCACAACATCCCGATGACCCTACTTGGTGCTACCATGCTCTGGTTTGGGTGGTTCGGATTCAACTCGGGTTCGGCCCTGACCGCAGACGGTCTCGCTGGGAGTGCATTCCTAGTTACTAACACTGCGGCTGCGATCGGTGCGCTGGCCTGGCTCGGCGCTTCCTGGATCCATGGCAAACCATCCTCGCTTGGGATGGTCAGCGGTGGGATCGCAGGTCTGGTCGCCATCACCCCTGCAGCCGGGTTCGTCGACACCAAGGCGGCTCTTGTGATCGGTGCGGTTGCCGGTGTGCTCTGCTATGGGTGCATGCTCCTCCGGATCGGGCGGGGTCTTGATGAATCTCTGGACGCCTGGGCTATCCATGGGATGGGTGGTCTCTGGGGTGCCCTGGCAACTGGTATCTTCGCCACGGCCGCAGTGAACAAGTACACTGGTTTGATCTATGGGAACGTCGACCAGTTCATCCACAATGCGATGGGTGCCTTCGCGGCGGTTGCGTATGCGTTTGTGGTCACCTACATTCTTGCAACGATTGTGGACAAGATTATGGGTCTCCGGGTCTCTGAAGATGAGGAATATGTCGGTCTCGACATCTCCCAGCATGGGGAGCGGATCCCCAACTGA
- a CDS encoding P-II family nitrogen regulator yields the protein MKMINAIIRPERLDFVKKALEDQGYYAMTVTEVRGRGEQKGISLQFRGGKMSVDMLPKIKIEIVVEDKDVDKALGTICAAARTDKIGDGKIFVLPVERSVRVRTGEEVK from the coding sequence ATGAAGATGATCAATGCAATCATCAGGCCGGAACGGCTTGACTTTGTCAAGAAAGCCCTGGAGGACCAGGGCTATTACGCAATGACCGTCACCGAGGTGAGAGGTCGCGGCGAACAGAAGGGGATCTCACTCCAGTTCCGCGGGGGAAAGATGTCGGTCGATATGCTCCCGAAGATCAAGATTGAGATAGTCGTCGAGGATAAGGACGTCGACAAGGCACTCGGAACGATCTGTGCGGCAGCACGGACCGACAAGATCGGGGACGGAAAGATCTTCGTGTTGCCGGTGGAGCGGTCGGTCCGGGTCAGGACGGGGGAGGAAGTAAAATAA
- a CDS encoding ATP-dependent DNA ligase, translating to MQFSIFAQTCAALEAQNGRLEMKHAISVILPSLSGEDLPIFIRFLMGKIFPDWSPQKLGIGPNLLYEAVAYVAGTKKTALVDLINRTGDAGLAIEQFLATKEQTAFFTEDPSLAEVYAACTRIAASAGGRSQRERLLVLRQLFGNVSPFEARYLARLILGELRIGIGEGTVRDAIAEAYTVEPAQVEHAMQALNDLGEVALRAREGEEGLIHLSIAPFRPVKMMLAQAGTTIPEMLAAHGEVAVEFKYDGTRFQFHKEGKTCRIYSRKLEEVTDAVPEVGEALLGATDHDVILDGEVIAIGADGRPLPFQTVLRRFRRKHGIAAAREAITLVPRVFDILYRDGETLIDLPFQSRRAILSATIGPEYLAPQQVLSSAEAVDLLYLEAMAEGHEGVMLKDLLSLYSPGVRGKHWVKIKPEVETLDLVVIGAEWGEGRRARTFGSFLLACLDQGVFRAVSKVATGISDEQLQELYTLFKDQVIAESGNTVTFEPTVIFEVGYAEIQKSPSYESGYALRFPRFVQVRDDKAVEEIETLESLTTRYLAQKTQANGQPEFTL from the coding sequence GTGCAGTTCTCGATCTTTGCTCAGACCTGCGCCGCCCTCGAAGCACAGAACGGCCGCCTCGAAATGAAGCATGCGATCAGCGTCATTCTCCCGTCCCTCTCTGGAGAGGACCTACCGATCTTCATCCGGTTCCTGATGGGAAAGATCTTCCCTGACTGGTCGCCGCAGAAGCTCGGGATCGGTCCGAACCTGCTCTACGAGGCGGTGGCCTACGTGGCAGGGACGAAGAAGACGGCCCTGGTCGACCTGATCAACAGAACCGGAGATGCAGGGCTTGCTATCGAACAGTTCCTTGCCACTAAGGAGCAGACGGCCTTCTTCACCGAGGACCCGAGTCTCGCCGAGGTCTACGCGGCCTGCACCCGGATCGCTGCCTCTGCAGGAGGCCGGTCCCAGCGCGAACGGTTGCTGGTCCTCCGACAACTCTTCGGTAACGTATCCCCCTTCGAGGCGCGGTATCTGGCCAGACTGATCCTCGGCGAGCTTCGGATCGGTATCGGGGAGGGGACGGTCCGGGATGCCATCGCTGAGGCCTACACGGTCGAACCGGCGCAGGTCGAGCATGCGATGCAGGCGCTCAATGACCTCGGCGAGGTGGCCCTTCGGGCCAGAGAGGGTGAGGAGGGACTGATCCACCTGAGCATCGCCCCGTTCAGGCCGGTGAAGATGATGCTCGCTCAGGCAGGGACGACGATCCCAGAGATGCTGGCTGCTCACGGCGAGGTGGCCGTGGAGTTCAAGTACGACGGAACCCGGTTCCAGTTCCATAAAGAGGGGAAGACCTGCCGGATCTACTCCCGGAAACTCGAGGAGGTGACCGATGCCGTTCCCGAAGTCGGCGAGGCCCTGCTCGGAGCCACAGACCATGACGTGATTCTGGACGGCGAGGTGATCGCTATCGGGGCTGACGGCCGGCCGCTCCCGTTCCAGACCGTGCTCCGGCGTTTCCGGCGCAAGCACGGGATCGCGGCCGCCCGGGAGGCGATCACCCTGGTTCCAAGGGTCTTCGACATCCTGTACCGCGATGGCGAGACCCTGATCGACCTGCCATTCCAGAGCCGGCGTGCGATCCTATCAGCAACGATCGGTCCGGAGTACCTCGCCCCGCAGCAGGTGCTCTCCAGTGCCGAGGCGGTCGACCTTCTCTACCTGGAGGCTATGGCCGAGGGGCACGAAGGGGTGATGCTCAAGGATCTCCTTTCCCTGTACTCCCCAGGAGTCCGGGGGAAGCACTGGGTGAAGATCAAACCCGAGGTGGAGACCCTCGACCTTGTCGTCATCGGTGCTGAATGGGGCGAAGGACGGCGCGCCAGGACCTTCGGTTCGTTTCTACTTGCCTGTCTGGATCAGGGGGTCTTCCGGGCGGTCAGCAAGGTGGCCACTGGCATATCAGACGAGCAGCTGCAGGAGCTGTACACGCTCTTCAAAGACCAGGTGATTGCTGAATCAGGGAACACCGTCACCTTTGAACCAACGGTGATCTTCGAGGTCGGCTACGCCGAGATCCAGAAGTCCCCGTCGTACGAGAGTGGGTACGCCCTCAGATTCCCGCGTTTTGTCCAGGTCAGAGACGACAAGGCGGTAGAGGAGATCGAGACCCTTGAGAGCCTCACCACTCGGTACCTGGCGCAGAAGACCCAGGCGAACGGACAGCCTGAGTTCACGTTATAG